aataaattatttcataatgtTTTTCCATCTAAATAAGATATAAGCATGTTAAGAAGAAATATCTCCTTATAACTTTATCATAAAGTGTCTCAGTGAAAACGAGAGGATCATAAGGATGAAAACTAGACAAATGTGATTAATTGTAATGAAAACATAACTTGGTTCTTCTATAAGGTTGAGACCATGATTAACTAAATCTTGAATTCACCACATTCTCCAAAGATTTGCTATCTTGTTCAAGCTAAATAGTTTGTACATTAGAAAGGATCATTGAGTCTTTTAGTAAgagaaacaacaaaattatagtCTTATTGACAATACATTATGTAATCTCACATCAATTCATCCCCTCAATCGATCTAATCATAAATATCTTGTATCGTTGTTCTTCATAACAAGACACACTTGTCTGAAAGACTTTTAATACAAGAATCATATTATACTTGTTTGAGCTTATCATTAAGATGAATGATAAACTCTAATATCATTggtgaatatttaaaaaaaaaataactaacaaGAGACAACATCAATAAAACATGAATTCATACCTAGATTAATATCGTCTCTAACCCAAAATTTTAAgacaacaaatttataattttttttctttatatgttaTTAAACTTTCTCATATCTATTCAATATAaaacttagactcacacttaaattcttaatattagcaactattttatttttcacaaataaataataattgatttctagtaaaaaaaatattaaatgacaaGTATCTATTGAACACTATAAGAAGAgtataaaataacttaaaattaagtgtattaataaagaaatattaatgaCTAGTAAACCTAATCGATGAATACTTCAACCTTTTCGTATATCTATATATGATATAAGATACTTTGAATACTGCATCTAAATTTATGAAACACaaataacaatttaataataataataatagttttattatattccAGTATCTGTGAAAAATTGTCTTAACATGGATTTCTACCATCACAATAATATagtaattgtattttaaataagtgttttatatacggtattattatctttaaaataaatatattattgtataagATACATGTAGGTGTACCGTATTTATACATGATATAGCTAGCGAAGTATGATAAGTGCTCAATGTTATAGGGATGGGTAAACACCACACGCAAGTTCCAACATGATACATGGTGTTACGAGTACAAAAGACTAAAATTGGTTGATTAAGAACCTTTTTTTGAAGCATCCCAATGACATAATTAATAAAGAGATCCTTAGCTATAAGAAAGTAGGATATTTGAATTCCAATTTCCATTGTGATAAACATGAAGAAGCTCTAAATTATAACACTACTCCTATGTACATAATGAATCAAGTTGCAAAAAGAGACCTTTAAAGTCACCACAAATTGTATCAAATAGAAACTTTTCCTCCAAGAACCTTGTGTGAAAAACACAAAccctttcaaaattttggaagtgtccaaaaataattaatgttgtttGGTATTgccttaatttattattttccatttatatatttatttactgtttttttcataatagatatttttatttatatatgtcattattttattatgaaattagtGTTATTCTTCATGTCTAATATGAGTCTCTTTATAAAGAAGATCATagcattattaaaaaaataataaattagtttataataattagtttatgaaattagtttattattcttaataataataatattaagaataaaattgaaaagaaaatgatgtatttgtattataaaataatttaaaatgatttccGACATTATTCAGTTTTATAGATTTCCTGAATTGTATAatgttttttgaaataaatattaatatctaaTTAGTTAAcacagaaaaagaagaaggatataaataaaaaactctaATAGCGTTGTTTGAGAGACGTTTTGGAACACATTTATTTATGAGATGaaagttttctctcttttctcccATCActcactctttctctctcttcaatgTGGCCTTGAAAGTTGAAACAGCTTGAAAGTTGAAACCCCTCACCCATGCCACAGTTTTCCTTTTTCGTTCCTCGCTTTCTCTCCTCTTTCCGGGATAATCGagttctctcttttctctctctccatgTTCTCACAAGTTAGTAGTAAACCATTTATTATggtaaattaataaacaataaattagaagacattattatttattatgttttatttatatattatagatatatACATGTACATATAAATGATGATATGATCCCGTGAGATCTACTTTGCAGGAGTGAATAGCATAGCTGAGATAGAGACTTGTGGCAGCTGAAAAGAAAATCAGGGAAAGGTAAAGATTTCAGAACCCTAACGACTCTCAGACTCTGAAACTGTACGGTCTTTAAATTCTGAGTCATGAAACCCTCAATCATATTCCTCGTCGAAATTCGTGCTActcttttttccctttctttcttcattttttctctttcttcttattcttctccGTCTGCGTTTGTTTCTTCTGCATCAGATCCACGCCAACGCTCTCACTTCCCCTTCTATCTGTTACATGACCCTACACACTGTAGGGTTTTTCCTTGCTGCTATGCTTCTCAACATTTCTTTTAACGTTTTGGAgcataattttttagttttgttttcttctaaaGATCTAacttattactattattattattattattattattatttaattctgGTGGATGCAGTACAGTTTGTTTCTGTGGTGGTTTTCGTttactattgtttttttttactctgtaaaataaatttaagaaaatgaaatgatcttgttttgtttttatttttgtgtttattgtattatttgttGTGCTGATGGGTTTTTCAAggtatttattatttcttttatgggGGTTATTTTGTTGACGTTAGTTAATTCGTTGCAGGATTTGAGGAGGTTGGTTTATCAGGGTGTACTTTGTTGGATTAGCATTGAGAGTCTCAAGGGGTGTTTGAGATGAACTGGATTGACTTTCAGCCGTGTGAAGGATATGATTGGAATTGTTTGTAAGGTTGTGCTGAAGAGATTTTGGAATGGTGCGCATGTTGACTTCAGTTATAAAGTCAGATTTGTGTCTGATGATCACAGTTAATGTTGGAGCATCATTGGATGATTGCTGGGATATGAGGAGATACTAGTTTGTTGAATTGTTCCAATTGTCGTGTACTGACTTGCAAGTTGAAAGTTCTTTGTCCTTTAATTTATCTTCATAATTATGGTTAATGTTTCAAGCTCTTGACACCTTGGTGAATGGCATGTAAATGTTTTGCTAGTAATATACCTAACTAGCAGCAATATAATTTATGACTCACTGAGTTTTGGTACTTCCCAGTGTTTCTCCGTGTATCATTATTTCCCTGTAGCCTTACTCTTCGTTGTACTAAAAGAGTAAAATGGAAGCAGAGACATTGAATGCTAATCACACTCCCAGTTTGCTTCACCGGTCTCTTCCTGCTGTTGTGCCTATGCTTTTGATTTCAATCGGATATGTTGACCCTGGAAAGTGGGTGGCAATTGTTGAAGGAGGTGCACGATTCGGATTTGATTTGATGGCTTTCGCACTTATCTTCAACTTTGCTGCAATCTTCTGTCAATACATATCAGCAAAGATTGGTGTTGTCACAGGAAAAGATCTTGCTCAGGTATTATACCTTCAACATGATGGGTTTATATAATTATACCGTTGTTGCAGTGCAATTATAAGATTTGAAAGCTTTCTGTGCTGACGCTTCAAAACAATAAAGAGATGTTCTGTATCGTTTTTGAACAATTTGTTGGATTTGTgatcttttaatatttgttcttCACCCCTCTCAAGGAAGCAATTCCACTATAGGCAACTGTAAGATGTGGAAGGCTAAAAGTATCCAAGGTTCTTTATCAAGACGGAATGGAGCCCGAaagatttttcatattttcccactttttatgtttttagttttatttaatcgGGAAATAAAGAATATTGCGGTTTATTTCTACCCTTCATTTGTGTATTATTTGGCCTATAAGTCAGAAGTTATAAAAACATGACGATTAATGTTCATTTCTATTCACTCTTAATTCTACCTTTCTAGATATAACTTGGAAGTAAGGACATTATACTTATTAAATGTTTCTTCCATCCTGAAACTAACAAGTGAAGGAATGTCTATGGCAATGTGCTATGCTACATTATGCGCTATTTGACTCCAGATATATTGGTTTTCTTTCATATGCTTGTTTGAGTTGAGTGCTAGTCTGTAGTTGTTTCTGacttttctctatccctacaaaCCACTCAGATACACACTCTTGTAGAACTTCTTGCTTAAAAATCGTTCTGTTTTTTTCTCATGGAGCTCCACCTTCTTTGTGCCAAAGATATGCAGTGATGAGTACGACAACTGGACATGCATGCTCCTTGGAGTTCAAGCAGAACTTTCGGTGATCATGCTAGACCTTAACTTGGTAATATTTCTCACTCTTGATTACCTTTCAATATTGCCTGTCTCTTTAGCAAAGAATATGATTTATCTTTGATTTAACATGGCTGACCTTTTATTGACTTGACCCTGTgattttttctgttttgcaaGATATTGGGCATGGCACATGGATTAAATATTCTCTTTGGGTGGGACTTGTTCACTTGTGTCTTTTTAACTGCTACTGGCGCTGTTTTCCATCTCCTTCTTTTTGTCCTCCTTGTAAGTATCATTAGTTGATTATTCATCAATTTCTATTGATTCACAATACACTTACGATATATCCTTTGTCTAGGACATTGAGAAGGCCAAGATCGTGGGCCTGTTTGTGTCATGTTTTGTCTTTCTTACATTTGTATTTGGAACACTCATTAATCAACCAGACATTCCATTATCCATTAATGGAATATTAACAAAGTTGAGTGGGGAGAGTGCATTTGTGCTGATGAGTCTTTTAGGAGCAACTCTTGTGCCTCACAACTTCTACCTTCATTCCTCTATTGTACAGGTATTATTTCCTGTCATATCTAATTTTTCTAGCATCAGCATCCGTAGCCTGCTTCCAAGCTTCTATCTTTCGTTTTGTGTTCTTCTGAATTTGTTTAAATCGTGTGGTTTGCTTGTTCTTAAGAATTACATGTCTGCATCCTGCCACATGGGAACAGTCTTCCATGGCTACATGACATACTGCTATCTTAAATCAATCTTGTGCTCAAAGAAGACAGGAAGTTAGTTTTGATGTAAATTTATAAAAGGGAATCACAACTATGATCAATTTACTCTATTTCTGAGAATTCTATTTTATCTATTCACTCTTTTAGGATGAGCTCACTTATGTGAAAGTCATCCTTTCATCTACTAGATTTGGAAGAACTTAAGAAAGTTGAATCACTAAAGTTTTTCGATTCCTCTCATTTAGCCTGTGTTAGCATCTTTAATTTCCCTGTATAAATAGCTGAGTGGAGAGGGCATGATCAAATCCCCTTCCTCAGGCTTGGCTAAGTCAGGTTACATTTGTTTTGCCTGGTCCTTTTTAGGAATCCTTGGgtgaacatatatttttaagctTGTCTGGTCTAACCAGCTTCCAGTATTTTTTCGTATAGGACTGCACAGAATGTACCATTTCATACCCATTGCTGTTTTTGTCAAATCTGagattttgtttactttttccAGTGGCATCAGGGATCAACTACTATTTCTAAGGATGCTTTATGTCATAACCATTTTTTGGCCATCATATGTGTCTTCAGTGGCCTTTATTTGGTAAATAATGTGCTGATGAATGCTGGAGCAAATGAGTTCTACAGTATGGGTCTTGTTTTAACTACATTTCAGGACGCATTATCTCCAATGGAACAGGTATCCTTTCCACTCATAATGGATCTACATCCAGATATTTATTTACAACTGACAAAGTCACGTCTGTCTTAACCACTGAATAAAGCTAATTCTAAGTTCTTAATTGCAGGTGTTACGTAGTCCAATAGCCATGCTTGCTTTTTTACTCATTCTGTTTTTCGCAAACCAAACAACAGCGTTAACTTGGGGTTTTGGTGGAGAAGTAGTTGTgcataatttcttaaaattggaCATTCCAGGTTGGCTTCATTATGCTACAATTAGAGTAGTTGCTGTTTTGCCCGCCCTTTATTGTGTTTGGAGTTCAGGAGCTGAAGGGATGTATCAACTACTTATATTCACTCAGATTGTGGTAGCTTTGCAACTTCCATCTTCTGTGATCCCCCTTTTTCGGATAGCGTCATCTAGATCAATAATGGGGGTACACAAGATCCCTCAATTTGTGGAATTTTCGGCCTTGATCATATTTATTGGGATGCTTGTCTTGAATATTGTCTTTGTTGTAGAAATGATATTTGGTAGTAGTGATTGGGTGGGCAATTTGAAATGGAACGTGGGGAATGGTGTCTCTCTCTCATACTTGGTTCTTCTTTGCACTGCTTTTGCATCATTCTGTTTGATGCTTTGGTTAGCTGCCACACCATTAAAATCTGCAAGTATTCAATTAGATGAAGCATGGAACTGGGACATGCCACAGGCTACACAAGAACCACGGATTGATAATAAGGAAACAGATTTAAATGAAACAAGATATCATGGAGATGCATCTGTTCAGGTGATGGAACCATCACCAGCTCTAGCAAGGACCCTGGAATACTCAGAATTACCTGTTGCAGGTTTTCATCATGAACTACCTGAAACTATTATGGAGCCTGATGTTCCAGTGACTACTGTAAGAGAGACTCATTCATTTACATCATTTCCTTGCTCCCCAACACCTGTTGTTAAGGAATCAACTTCCACTTCAGAATCAGAGGCAGTGCCAGCAGCAAGTACTGATACTTCTGGTATTAGTTTGGGAGATGCCAAAACTTTAAAAACAGAAATTAGTGCTCCTGTTGAGAAAACTGTAGAAGTTGAGGGAGATTCAAATGCCGAAagggatgatgatgatggagatTCATGGGAAACTGAAGAAATATCAAAAGTGGTCTCACTTGCCCCATCTTCAGCACCGGATGGCCCAGCATCATTCAGGAGTCTTAGTGGGAAAAGTGATGATGGAGGTAATAGCATTGGAAGTCTTTCAAGATTAGCAGGTTTAGGGCGTGGTGCAAGACGTCAACTAGCTGCTATTCTTGACGAATTCTGGGGGCAGCTTTATGATTTGCATGGTCAATTTACCCAGgaagctaaggctaagaaacTTGATATTTTACTGGGAGTGGATTCAAGACTCACTGGTTCTTTGCAGAAAATGGATACATGTGGAAAGGAACATTCTGGGCACTGGATGTCTGCAGGAAGTAGACAGGAAAATCTGATCAGCTCCGCTCCATATGACTCTCCCAAGCAGCATAGGATGCAAAGTAATTTTGAGCCTTCCTATGAGCCTCGAAGGAGTTATCACTCAGTGAGAACAAATCCCGTGCAGTTTATGGATGAATATGTTCAGACTTCCAACCGCAATTTCCTCAGTGCTGGTGAAAGGCGTTATTTCAGTGTGCGCAATCTACCTACATCCGGGTCCTGGGATAATCCGCCACCTACTGTACATGGTTATCAGGTTGCATCATATATTAATCAGGTTGGTAAAGAGACGAATTCTGATAACTTAAATGATCTGATGGAATCCCCTTCCATGGGTATTATGAACAACTACAGGAATTCTATTACTAATACAAACAACTACAGGAATTCTATCGCTCTTGCTATGGGGCAAAAGTTGCAAAATGGTTCAGGTTTAAGCCAACCCCCAGGCTTCCACAATATTGCTGTCCCTAAAAATAGCCAATTGCCATCTGAGAGGTCCTGTTACGGACCAGCTGATAATTCAGTCAGCTCAGTTAATGCTAAGAAGTACCACAGTTTGCCAGACATTTCAGGATATGCCATCCCTCACAAGGATCCTTACGTATCTGATAAGAGAGCTATGTGGGATGGTTCTGTTGGTGGCCATAGATCTTCTGCGGGTAGGACTCATCATGAACAgtcattattttcaaattccGGATCAAGGACAGGAGCTCCTTTAGCCTTCGATGTACTCTCTCCATCAAAAGTCTACACCAATGTACTTTCTTCCCAGTTGAGTTCTGGTTTGGGTACTGGATCCCTCTGGTCCAGACAGCCTTTCGAGCAGTTTGGGGTGGATGATAAAGTTCATAATGCTGCAACAGAAGATGTTGGAAATAGACCTAGTGCAATTACTCAAGAAACTACTTCGATTGTGGATGTAGATGGCAGATTTCTTCAATCTTTTAGAAGTTGTATTTTGAAACTCTTAAAACTGGAAGGTTCTGATTGGCTGTTTAAACAGAATGATGGGGCTGATGAAGATTTGATTGACCGGGTTGCTGCTAGGGAAAAATTTTTCTCTGAAGTTGAAACTACAGAGATGAATCAGGCAAATCCTATGGGAGAGGGTCGCTATTTTTCTTCTGATGGGAAGTCTTTATCTTCAATGAAGAACAATGAGGCAAATTGGTCTAATTTTTCTGTGACCTCAATCCCCAACTGTGGGGATGGATGTGTTTGGAGAGCAGACATAATTA
This genomic interval from Vigna radiata var. radiata cultivar VC1973A chromosome 8, Vradiata_ver6, whole genome shotgun sequence contains the following:
- the LOC106771912 gene encoding ethylene-insensitive protein 2 isoform X1 → MEAETLNANHTPSLLHRSLPAVVPMLLISIGYVDPGKWVAIVEGGARFGFDLMAFALIFNFAAIFCQYISAKIGVVTGKDLAQICSDEYDNWTCMLLGVQAELSVIMLDLNLILGMAHGLNILFGWDLFTCVFLTATGAVFHLLLFVLLDIEKAKIVGLFVSCFVFLTFVFGTLINQPDIPLSINGILTKLSGESAFVLMSLLGATLVPHNFYLHSSIVQWHQGSTTISKDALCHNHFLAIICVFSGLYLVNNVLMNAGANEFYSMGLVLTTFQDALSPMEQVLRSPIAMLAFLLILFFANQTTALTWGFGGEVVVHNFLKLDIPGWLHYATIRVVAVLPALYCVWSSGAEGMYQLLIFTQIVVALQLPSSVIPLFRIASSRSIMGVHKIPQFVEFSALIIFIGMLVLNIVFVVEMIFGSSDWVGNLKWNVGNGVSLSYLVLLCTAFASFCLMLWLAATPLKSASIQLDEAWNWDMPQATQEPRIDNKETDLNETRYHGDASVQVMEPSPALARTLEYSELPVAGFHHELPETIMEPDVPVTTVRETHSFTSFPCSPTPVVKESTSTSESEAVPAASTDTSGISLGDAKTLKTEISAPVEKTVEVEGDSNAERDDDDGDSWETEEISKVVSLAPSSAPDGPASFRSLSGKSDDGGNSIGSLSRLAGLGRGARRQLAAILDEFWGQLYDLHGQFTQEAKAKKLDILLGVDSRLTGSLQKMDTCGKEHSGHWMSAGSRQENLISSAPYDSPKQHRMQSNFEPSYEPRRSYHSVRTNPVQFMDEYVQTSNRNFLSAGERRYFSVRNLPTSGSWDNPPPTVHGYQVASYINQVGKETNSDNLNDLMESPSMGIMNNYRNSITNTNNYRNSIALAMGQKLQNGSGLSQPPGFHNIAVPKNSQLPSERSCYGPADNSVSSVNAKKYHSLPDISGYAIPHKDPYVSDKRAMWDGSVGGHRSSAGRTHHEQSLFSNSGSRTGAPLAFDVLSPSKVYTNVLSSQLSSGLGTGSLWSRQPFEQFGVDDKVHNAATEDVGNRPSAITQETTSIVDVDGRFLQSFRSCILKLLKLEGSDWLFKQNDGADEDLIDRVAAREKFFSEVETTEMNQANPMGEGRYFSSDGKSLSSMKNNEANWSNFSVTSIPNCGDGCVWRADIIISFGVWCIHRVLDLSLMESRPELWGKYTYVLNRLQGVIDLAFSKPRSPMTACFCLQVPMTYQIKSSSPPSNGMLPPASKPGRGKCTTASVVFEMVKDVEIAISSRKGRTGTAAGDVAFPKGKENLASVLKRYKRRLSNKPVGIQEGIRKIPTSAPYNS
- the LOC106771912 gene encoding ethylene-insensitive protein 2 isoform X2, with product MLLGVQAELSVIMLDLNLILGMAHGLNILFGWDLFTCVFLTATGAVFHLLLFVLLDIEKAKIVGLFVSCFVFLTFVFGTLINQPDIPLSINGILTKLSGESAFVLMSLLGATLVPHNFYLHSSIVQWHQGSTTISKDALCHNHFLAIICVFSGLYLVNNVLMNAGANEFYSMGLVLTTFQDALSPMEQVLRSPIAMLAFLLILFFANQTTALTWGFGGEVVVHNFLKLDIPGWLHYATIRVVAVLPALYCVWSSGAEGMYQLLIFTQIVVALQLPSSVIPLFRIASSRSIMGVHKIPQFVEFSALIIFIGMLVLNIVFVVEMIFGSSDWVGNLKWNVGNGVSLSYLVLLCTAFASFCLMLWLAATPLKSASIQLDEAWNWDMPQATQEPRIDNKETDLNETRYHGDASVQVMEPSPALARTLEYSELPVAGFHHELPETIMEPDVPVTTVRETHSFTSFPCSPTPVVKESTSTSESEAVPAASTDTSGISLGDAKTLKTEISAPVEKTVEVEGDSNAERDDDDGDSWETEEISKVVSLAPSSAPDGPASFRSLSGKSDDGGNSIGSLSRLAGLGRGARRQLAAILDEFWGQLYDLHGQFTQEAKAKKLDILLGVDSRLTGSLQKMDTCGKEHSGHWMSAGSRQENLISSAPYDSPKQHRMQSNFEPSYEPRRSYHSVRTNPVQFMDEYVQTSNRNFLSAGERRYFSVRNLPTSGSWDNPPPTVHGYQVASYINQVGKETNSDNLNDLMESPSMGIMNNYRNSITNTNNYRNSIALAMGQKLQNGSGLSQPPGFHNIAVPKNSQLPSERSCYGPADNSVSSVNAKKYHSLPDISGYAIPHKDPYVSDKRAMWDGSVGGHRSSAGRTHHEQSLFSNSGSRTGAPLAFDVLSPSKVYTNVLSSQLSSGLGTGSLWSRQPFEQFGVDDKVHNAATEDVGNRPSAITQETTSIVDVDGRFLQSFRSCILKLLKLEGSDWLFKQNDGADEDLIDRVAAREKFFSEVETTEMNQANPMGEGRYFSSDGKSLSSMKNNEANWSNFSVTSIPNCGDGCVWRADIIISFGVWCIHRVLDLSLMESRPELWGKYTYVLNRLQGVIDLAFSKPRSPMTACFCLQVPMTYQIKSSSPPSNGMLPPASKPGRGKCTTASVVFEMVKDVEIAISSRKGRTGTAAGDVAFPKGKENLASVLKRYKRRLSNKPVGIQEGIRKIPTSAPYNS